The following coding sequences lie in one Candidatus Nitrospira allomarina genomic window:
- a CDS encoding GAF domain-containing protein, whose translation MPSPLSLQNSVERPQKNRGQVLGLALLVATVVFVVDLFLPMGVAEAVPYVAGVLIALRSPDKNDPLRLAGLCTLLTIIGFYFSPSGAEPWIGMTNRSIALFAIWSTALLAMQVRESDEATRDQSSMLTGILSNMPAVAFRIDQEGVMHDSFGRGLARFGLKELAAIGRIPLEPPDRIKNQVKQGTLANSVFYESNGILQGKPWWFLNCLCKLEGDQPDLIGFGIDITDRKRAERRLALHDAIADILTTASNISETYPQILKAICHTLDWKVGILWRMDYHRQALGAAVIWPPDSPQAQAMSSSNSSWSLTPPVGLAGQVWDIRNPLWIRDLADYHKDPRNQVALEVGLHAGFAIPICLAGNTRAVLEFFSPFPEEADDMLLQRLSNIGFQIGQCIEREHKERRLATHHSLTNVLAESAGMTQAASLILEAIGDNLGWDLGAIWTLDSSQQALRCLNVWHSPHLNLDAFRQASQAITFARGVGLPGRVWKSGKPSWITDVVSDPNFPRAAAAAQEGLHSGFAFPMKSGTEIVGVIEFFHRDIQKPDEELLAMFDSIGLQIGQFIQRTAKQSFNG comes from the coding sequence ATGCCAAGTCCGCTGTCCCTTCAAAACTCGGTTGAACGCCCTCAAAAAAATCGGGGGCAAGTCTTAGGTCTAGCCTTGCTTGTGGCCACAGTGGTTTTTGTCGTGGACCTCTTCCTCCCTATGGGAGTCGCCGAAGCGGTCCCTTATGTCGCTGGCGTGTTGATTGCCCTCCGGTCTCCGGATAAAAATGATCCGTTGCGTCTGGCCGGTCTCTGCACCCTTTTAACAATCATCGGGTTTTATTTTTCGCCTTCGGGAGCCGAACCATGGATTGGCATGACGAATCGATCGATTGCCTTATTTGCGATTTGGTCGACCGCCCTGTTAGCCATGCAGGTGAGAGAGTCTGACGAGGCGACTCGTGACCAGAGTTCCATGCTGACCGGCATCTTGTCGAATATGCCGGCTGTGGCATTTCGAATCGATCAGGAAGGGGTCATGCATGATTCCTTCGGGCGCGGCCTGGCTCGTTTCGGGTTAAAGGAACTGGCCGCCATTGGCCGTATTCCCTTGGAGCCACCTGATCGGATAAAAAACCAAGTCAAGCAAGGAACTCTTGCCAATTCAGTGTTTTACGAAAGCAATGGAATCCTGCAGGGTAAGCCCTGGTGGTTTTTAAATTGCCTGTGCAAATTGGAAGGCGACCAACCGGACCTCATTGGGTTCGGCATTGATATTACTGATCGTAAGCGTGCGGAGCGACGTCTGGCCTTGCACGATGCCATCGCAGACATCCTGACCACCGCATCTAACATTTCAGAGACATATCCCCAAATTCTCAAAGCCATTTGTCACACACTGGATTGGAAGGTGGGAATCCTCTGGCGAATGGACTATCACCGACAGGCTCTGGGAGCCGCCGTCATTTGGCCACCGGACTCTCCTCAAGCTCAAGCGATGTCATCATCAAACTCCAGTTGGTCGCTCACGCCTCCTGTAGGATTGGCTGGACAGGTGTGGGACATTCGAAACCCTCTCTGGATCAGAGACCTCGCCGACTACCACAAAGACCCTAGAAACCAGGTGGCCTTGGAAGTGGGACTTCACGCCGGATTCGCCATTCCCATTTGCCTAGCTGGGAATACGAGAGCGGTGCTCGAATTTTTCTCCCCATTCCCGGAGGAAGCGGATGATATGCTGCTTCAACGGCTTTCCAATATCGGTTTTCAAATTGGGCAGTGTATCGAACGGGAGCATAAGGAACGTCGACTGGCCACGCATCACAGTTTAACCAATGTTCTCGCCGAATCAGCTGGAATGACTCAGGCGGCCTCCCTTATCCTGGAAGCCATTGGTGACAATTTAGGATGGGATCTCGGAGCTATCTGGACACTGGACTCCTCGCAACAGGCCTTGCGTTGCCTCAATGTCTGGCATTCCCCTCACCTAAACCTGGATGCCTTTCGGCAGGCCTCCCAAGCGATCACGTTTGCACGGGGTGTGGGATTACCCGGTCGAGTTTGGAAAAGCGGCAAACCGTCATGGATCACCGATGTGGTATCCGACCCGAATTTCCCGCGCGCGGCCGCTGCCGCACAGGAAGGTCTCCATTCCGGATTCGCCTTCCCCATGAAATCGGGGACCGAAATTGTCGGCGTCATCGAATTTTTCCACAGAGATATTCAAAAGCCCGACGAAGAACTGCTGGCCATGTTTGACTCCATTGGTCTTCAAATTGGCCAATTCATCCAGCGGACCGCCAAGCAAAGTTTCAATGGATAA
- a CDS encoding HD-GYP domain-containing protein: MSFVRLHATALRLGLYIKIEGSWFSHPFPTNSFKIESAKDLETLRGLMKVKLYFDPDRSDPEGTPSDHTKALDRKGVQSPEETDQEPSNGSEAITPHDSIEEGATPEDPIQRKVAQHQAFQVYQEHLQAVGGQFQEVVQEAKQVMQDVITGRPRGLRTAQKIVGELYEILDIADNSRALLNLIGSNEPNEEFFLHALNVCSLSLMVGQDLGLSREEAEKLALGALFHDIGELKFPAEQLLRKGSMSASERKNFLSTHPKYGVELAEKLPNFPYEAIDVIRQHHERLNGSGFPTGKKDDQISKFAKIVMVVDEYDELCHHPDPAKSLIPSEALSYLYVKCRPTLWHDVVVSLISQLGVYPPGSLVNLSNQKIGIVTSVNLANRLRPVILVYDEHTSSDEPIILNLSEEDESLSIVSAIRPVDLSAKIRECLNPRRIISYFPSASSAESGVGGLRTLAGST; the protein is encoded by the coding sequence ATGTCCTTCGTTCGACTTCATGCAACCGCTCTGCGACTGGGATTGTATATCAAGATTGAGGGATCTTGGTTCAGTCATCCGTTCCCAACCAATTCATTCAAAATCGAATCGGCGAAAGATCTCGAAACACTTCGTGGACTCATGAAGGTCAAGTTGTATTTCGATCCAGATCGTTCAGACCCGGAAGGGACTCCTTCCGACCACACCAAGGCGCTTGACCGGAAGGGGGTTCAAAGCCCTGAAGAAACGGATCAAGAACCTTCAAACGGATCTGAGGCCATCACCCCACACGATTCCATAGAAGAGGGAGCAACTCCGGAAGATCCAATACAACGAAAAGTCGCCCAACACCAAGCTTTCCAGGTCTACCAGGAACATTTGCAAGCAGTTGGTGGTCAATTTCAGGAGGTGGTTCAAGAAGCCAAACAGGTCATGCAGGACGTGATCACTGGTCGACCCCGAGGACTCCGGACGGCCCAGAAAATTGTCGGAGAGCTTTATGAGATTCTTGATATCGCGGACAACTCGAGAGCACTGCTAAACCTCATCGGTTCCAACGAACCGAATGAGGAATTTTTCCTGCATGCGCTCAATGTCTGCTCATTATCTCTCATGGTCGGACAGGATTTAGGATTATCACGGGAAGAAGCTGAAAAGCTGGCTCTGGGAGCTTTGTTCCATGACATTGGGGAACTCAAGTTTCCGGCAGAGCAATTATTACGAAAAGGGTCGATGTCTGCTTCCGAACGGAAGAATTTTTTGAGTACGCATCCGAAATACGGCGTGGAGTTGGCCGAGAAATTGCCTAATTTCCCTTATGAAGCGATTGACGTGATTCGCCAGCACCATGAACGCCTCAACGGATCAGGATTCCCAACAGGGAAAAAAGACGACCAAATCAGTAAATTCGCCAAAATTGTTATGGTAGTGGATGAGTACGATGAATTGTGCCATCACCCGGACCCAGCCAAATCTCTCATTCCCTCAGAGGCCCTATCCTATTTATACGTCAAATGCCGGCCCACCCTATGGCATGACGTGGTCGTTTCGTTAATCAGTCAGTTGGGTGTCTACCCTCCAGGCTCACTGGTTAACCTGAGTAATCAGAAAATTGGAATCGTCACCAGCGTGAATCTCGCGAACCGGCTCAGGCCGGTCATCCTCGTCTATGATGAACACACCTCTTCAGATGAACCCATTATTTTGAACCTGTCCGAAGAGGATGAGTCGCTCTCCATTGTCAGTGCCATTCGACCCGTTGACCTTTCTGCCAAAATCAGGGAATGCCTCAACCCTCGTCGAATCATCAGCTACTTTCCCTCTGCCTCTTCCGCAGAATCCGGAGTCGGGGGCCTGCGAACGTTGGCCGGATCCACATAA
- a CDS encoding HD domain-containing phosphohydrolase, producing MISQQQCHNACILIVDDQMTNIMLLESILQNAGYSRVHSTQDPTQVLPLFKELNPDLICLDIRMPKLNGFQVMGQLNIIHKHAFLPILVLTSEDDRETRLRALESGAKDFLHKPFDKVEVLMRIRNLLEASLLNKAVSQQKASLEETVRIRTQELRETQLEIVHRLARAAEHRDHETGAHIIRMAHFAVALGRAAGMTEDECDVLFHATPMHDVGKLGIPDRILLKPGKLDHEEFEIMKQHTVIGAQLLSNSHSPVLQMGEAIALTHHEKWNGSGYPNRLAGKDIPLVGRICAIADVFDALSSKRCYKDAWPLDKTLKEMHSLSGKQFDPHLVDLFNELLPVITDIQQTHTDIEIPKFDLMESNYHA from the coding sequence ATGATTTCCCAACAGCAATGCCATAACGCCTGCATTTTGATCGTTGATGATCAAATGACCAATATCATGCTCCTGGAGAGCATTTTACAAAACGCCGGGTACAGCCGAGTCCATTCAACTCAAGATCCCACTCAGGTATTGCCACTGTTTAAGGAGCTGAATCCCGATCTGATTTGCCTTGATATCCGCATGCCCAAACTCAATGGCTTTCAGGTGATGGGACAACTCAATATTATTCACAAGCACGCATTTCTCCCGATTTTGGTGCTCACGTCAGAAGACGACCGTGAGACCCGCCTCCGCGCATTAGAATCGGGCGCCAAAGACTTCCTGCATAAACCATTCGACAAGGTGGAAGTGTTAATGCGAATCCGAAATTTATTGGAAGCCAGCCTACTTAACAAGGCGGTGTCCCAGCAAAAGGCTTCGCTGGAGGAAACCGTCCGGATCCGTACACAGGAACTCAGAGAAACCCAACTCGAAATTGTCCACCGCCTTGCCCGTGCAGCCGAACATCGCGACCATGAAACGGGGGCACATATCATCCGAATGGCTCATTTTGCCGTGGCCTTAGGCCGCGCAGCCGGCATGACAGAAGATGAGTGCGATGTGCTCTTTCACGCGACCCCCATGCATGACGTCGGGAAATTGGGGATTCCGGACCGGATCCTCTTGAAGCCCGGAAAATTAGATCACGAAGAATTTGAAATCATGAAACAACATACAGTTATCGGCGCCCAACTCCTCTCCAACAGCCACTCTCCCGTCCTACAAATGGGAGAGGCGATCGCCCTTACTCATCACGAAAAATGGAATGGCTCAGGATACCCAAATCGCCTGGCCGGAAAGGATATTCCGTTAGTCGGCCGAATTTGTGCCATCGCCGATGTCTTTGATGCGCTCTCATCCAAACGATGCTATAAAGACGCCTGGCCCCTGGATAAAACCCTCAAGGAAATGCACTCCCTGTCAGGTAAACAGTTCGATCCCCACCTGGTAGACTTGTTTAACGAACTCCTGCCTGTGATTACCGACATCCAGCAAACCCACACGGATATTGAGATTCCCAAATTCGACCTCATGGAATCCAATTACCACGCCTAA
- a CDS encoding tetratricopeptide repeat protein has protein sequence MSIIADTLQRLQTQTKNEGTDTPQHAPLVLPARVRREPGWHRRPSPLKFWLIGIGMAIGLSSLGMGAYWIGLHLDFGMPTEASSLPRQRVALLHSPPLSETPSADSLSFEATQIPTAGRVESLPVPAAQEPDEELPAPQKEASMETSSPLKVELAPPAKSVGETPASSPPPATPGITFTSDNTPQKTVGISLSTPHTTAARAPNPPSTDPMKIATSPPNPVLAQTEQPDSGLVAVASVNEPGTPIPLETDLEEEKITLHGLTTATSPENDEVPVPLNTTALNLKNEGFQMNGHNTGPPQPSPANRLHRARELIQNGEYKEAQAMLSPLFRDPPVTWEPWFWMGTAYLGAGQLDQADQYFLSGLARNDKVPQLWIQRALVAQQQGSFQLAVHELRQAEALQPDLPHIHLNMGYAYERMGNNRLANQYFGKFLQLTEGQPEFFATRKKLFARLTSMTRAQDSTIDTPIGLRGE, from the coding sequence ATGAGTATCATCGCAGACACCCTCCAGCGACTTCAGACCCAGACAAAAAATGAAGGGACTGACACGCCCCAGCACGCACCTCTTGTTCTTCCGGCTAGAGTGAGAAGAGAACCGGGTTGGCACCGCCGGCCCTCTCCATTAAAGTTTTGGTTGATCGGGATCGGCATGGCAATCGGATTGAGCAGTCTAGGGATGGGTGCCTACTGGATCGGCTTACATCTGGACTTCGGAATGCCAACGGAAGCCTCTTCCTTACCCAGACAGCGTGTGGCTCTTTTACACTCCCCTCCACTTTCGGAGACTCCATCTGCTGATTCGCTGTCTTTTGAAGCCACGCAGATACCAACTGCTGGCCGAGTGGAGAGCCTTCCCGTACCTGCTGCCCAGGAACCCGACGAGGAATTGCCCGCACCCCAAAAGGAAGCTTCAATGGAGACATCCTCTCCATTGAAGGTCGAACTTGCCCCCCCCGCAAAATCCGTGGGAGAAACTCCCGCATCCTCCCCCCCACCTGCAACACCAGGAATAACCTTCACATCCGATAACACTCCACAGAAAACCGTGGGCATATCCCTTTCAACGCCACACACAACAGCCGCCCGAGCACCGAACCCCCCGAGCACTGATCCGATGAAAATCGCAACCAGTCCTCCAAACCCAGTCCTTGCCCAAACAGAACAACCTGATTCGGGCCTTGTCGCAGTCGCATCCGTCAATGAACCAGGCACACCCATCCCCTTAGAAACCGATTTAGAGGAAGAAAAAATCACTTTGCATGGGCTCACAACCGCCACGTCTCCTGAGAATGACGAGGTTCCTGTCCCGCTCAACACGACAGCCCTGAATCTGAAAAACGAGGGATTTCAGATGAACGGTCACAACACAGGTCCACCTCAACCATCTCCAGCCAACAGGCTCCATCGGGCCCGAGAACTTATTCAAAACGGTGAATACAAAGAGGCACAGGCCATGCTCTCACCCCTCTTCCGTGATCCCCCCGTCACCTGGGAACCATGGTTTTGGATGGGAACGGCATACTTGGGGGCAGGCCAGCTTGACCAGGCCGATCAGTATTTTTTGAGCGGCCTCGCACGTAACGACAAAGTTCCGCAATTATGGATCCAACGTGCTCTGGTGGCCCAGCAACAAGGGAGTTTCCAACTTGCGGTGCATGAACTTCGGCAAGCGGAGGCACTGCAACCGGATTTACCCCATATCCATTTGAATATGGGCTATGCCTATGAGCGAATGGGAAATAACCGGTTAGCGAATCAATATTTCGGTAAATTTTTACAATTAACCGAAGGCCAGCCGGAGTTCTTTGCTACCAGAAAAAAACTGTTTGCCCGATTGACGTCCATGACCAGGGCCCAGGACTCGACAATAGACACTCCTATAGGCCTTCGGGGAGAATGA
- a CDS encoding ExeA family protein, producing MMTTLDLSMCYQELGFSEPPFRLTPDTDFFFPGSHHLEALNHLRFGIASGGLTMLTGEVGLGKTLLCRHLLRHPPTGVRFAYLMNPDQSYSDLLVSIYEDLTGTLPEDQSLGALQRELPKLLLRLAVEGERVVVLVDEAHRLSGKVLEGLRLLSNLDTEKDKLMCLLLVGQPELEQKLATRAFRPLRQRISVRYRLESFTWQETRAYIRHRLHIADARHRFHLGVGVLWLIYAWSRGVPRRINQLCDRALLAAYAQGRHTVTPMMIWRATREFLP from the coding sequence ATGATGACGACGTTAGATCTCAGCATGTGCTATCAGGAATTGGGGTTTTCGGAACCCCCATTTCGCCTGACACCGGACACCGATTTCTTTTTCCCCGGCAGCCACCATCTGGAAGCGCTGAACCATCTCAGATTTGGCATTGCCAGTGGTGGACTCACCATGCTGACTGGAGAAGTGGGTCTCGGCAAAACCCTGTTGTGCCGGCACCTGCTTCGCCATCCGCCGACCGGCGTCCGGTTCGCTTATCTCATGAATCCGGATCAGTCCTATTCTGATTTACTTGTATCCATTTATGAAGATTTGACCGGGACACTGCCTGAGGATCAGTCCCTTGGGGCGTTACAACGGGAACTGCCTAAGCTGTTGCTCCGTCTGGCCGTGGAAGGAGAACGGGTCGTCGTGTTGGTGGACGAAGCGCACCGGCTCAGTGGAAAAGTTCTGGAAGGACTTCGACTTCTCTCCAATCTGGATACCGAAAAGGATAAATTGATGTGCCTCCTGCTGGTTGGACAACCGGAGTTGGAACAAAAGTTGGCGACTCGGGCCTTTCGACCATTGCGGCAGCGCATAAGTGTTCGCTATCGGCTGGAGTCATTTACCTGGCAGGAGACTCGTGCGTACATTCGACATCGATTGCATATTGCCGATGCCAGACACCGATTTCACCTTGGTGTAGGAGTTCTCTGGCTCATTTATGCTTGGAGCCGTGGAGTCCCACGCCGCATCAATCAACTGTGCGACCGGGCCCTGTTAGCCGCTTATGCCCAAGGCCGACATACGGTGACTCCCATGATGATCTGGCGCGCAACCAGGGAATTTCTCCCGTAG
- a CDS encoding type II secretion system protein GspD has translation MPHNTIVILQTSIISNRPFYGASITWGGRVIKILALLGMFSLWGCTIANPDADRSISDADTTQTSQRLSLSSDLAASSVSNPRGTFSLEDRMLLTSDLPKPPTPPPSPSLGPLYSFRAQDLPVIDALALFARSNHLNIVAGPEITGTITVDFHHLPLEQAMSAILEAHGFYWEHHQNLIQVRQFKTKTLNVDYIRLVRSGTGQNRAQLSSGSSGGSGGGASQDTGQITVNQEDEIKFWEELEMQIKTLMSEEGRLVVNRLSGTIQISDRYKRVDEIDDFLKSVHEALYRQVEIEVRIYEVALDDQYSLGIDWSRINFDGTNGAIALANIITAPFGGFMAKAATTTISFEDGSFDGVLTALEEQGDIRVISQPRVVTMNNQPALIKVATDEPFFSSTVAQGTAGSGNIVTEQVRSVTVGLVLSVTPQISEDGWIMLDVTPILSRLREIRESPGAKRGEGGATAPVLDVKQSSGLVRLKDGEMVIIGGLIQEESSETERKVPLLGDIPYLGRLFKGTYTAKKKSELVIFLSPKIIRAS, from the coding sequence ATGCCACACAACACCATAGTGATTCTTCAGACGTCCATTATTTCCAATCGACCGTTCTACGGAGCATCCATCACATGGGGGGGACGAGTTATTAAAATTTTGGCTCTTTTGGGCATGTTCAGCCTGTGGGGATGCACCATCGCCAATCCAGATGCAGATCGGTCAATCTCAGATGCCGACACCACACAGACTTCACAGAGACTTTCCCTGAGCTCAGATTTGGCGGCATCATCCGTGAGCAACCCTCGGGGGACATTTTCCCTTGAGGATCGCATGTTGCTCACCAGCGATCTCCCCAAGCCTCCGACACCGCCACCTTCCCCTTCTTTGGGGCCCTTGTATTCCTTTCGCGCACAAGATCTGCCTGTCATCGACGCGTTGGCGTTGTTTGCTCGAAGCAATCATTTAAATATTGTGGCCGGGCCAGAAATCACCGGCACCATTACCGTGGACTTTCATCATCTGCCTCTGGAACAGGCGATGTCAGCCATTTTGGAAGCCCATGGCTTTTACTGGGAACACCACCAGAACCTGATCCAGGTCAGGCAATTCAAAACGAAAACATTGAACGTTGATTACATCCGTCTCGTTCGGAGTGGGACAGGACAAAACCGCGCGCAGCTCAGCTCCGGTTCCAGCGGGGGGAGCGGAGGCGGCGCATCACAGGACACCGGACAAATCACGGTGAACCAGGAAGACGAAATAAAATTCTGGGAAGAATTGGAAATGCAAATTAAGACTCTGATGTCCGAAGAGGGACGACTCGTGGTCAATCGTCTCTCAGGAACGATTCAGATATCCGATCGGTACAAACGGGTCGATGAAATTGACGATTTCCTTAAAAGCGTTCACGAGGCCCTATACCGACAGGTAGAGATCGAGGTGCGGATTTATGAAGTCGCCCTGGATGATCAGTACAGTTTGGGCATTGATTGGAGTAGGATTAATTTTGATGGCACAAATGGCGCCATTGCCCTCGCAAACATAATTACCGCACCCTTCGGAGGTTTCATGGCGAAAGCTGCCACGACCACTATTTCCTTCGAGGATGGGAGTTTTGATGGAGTGCTTACAGCCCTGGAAGAACAGGGCGACATTCGTGTGATCTCTCAACCTCGCGTGGTCACCATGAATAACCAACCGGCCTTAATTAAAGTCGCCACCGATGAACCCTTTTTTTCCTCAACCGTTGCTCAAGGAACAGCGGGGAGTGGCAATATTGTCACTGAGCAGGTGCGATCCGTGACGGTCGGCTTGGTCCTTTCCGTTACGCCCCAAATCTCCGAAGATGGATGGATTATGCTGGATGTAACTCCTATTCTTTCCCGACTCCGTGAAATTAGAGAATCGCCAGGTGCTAAAAGGGGGGAGGGCGGAGCCACTGCTCCGGTTTTAGATGTCAAGCAATCATCCGGATTGGTCAGGTTGAAAGATGGAGAAATGGTCATTATCGGTGGGCTTATCCAAGAAGAAAGCTCAGAAACCGAGCGCAAGGTTCCGCTTTTAGGGGACATTCCCTATCTTGGTCGCTTATTTAAGGGAACCTACACAGCTAAAAAGAAAAGTGAACTGGTCATCTTTCTCTCTCCTAAGATTATACGAGCCTCATGA